A genome region from Bradyrhizobium commune includes the following:
- a CDS encoding TetR family transcriptional regulator, producing MPASAYTRTKQPEQVRRALLDCTAAIAMDHGVSGVTVQAVAAAAGVTKGGLFHHFGSKQALIEGLFADLLARVDAEIDAAIAADPKPRGSFTRAYVNAVFTGKAFGFASPWAALSMVVVTDPPLRRLWNDWMKARQKRHRATDGTPDLQVVRLAADGAWLSYVTTGQTRMSADLRAVHDRLIAQTHRRA from the coding sequence ATGCCGGCGAGCGCCTATACCCGCACCAAGCAACCGGAGCAGGTGCGGCGCGCCCTGCTCGACTGCACGGCTGCCATCGCGATGGACCATGGTGTGTCCGGCGTCACGGTGCAGGCGGTAGCGGCGGCGGCCGGCGTCACCAAGGGCGGGCTGTTTCATCATTTCGGCAGCAAGCAGGCCCTGATCGAGGGCCTATTCGCCGACCTGCTCGCGCGCGTCGATGCCGAGATCGACGCCGCCATCGCAGCCGATCCCAAACCGCGCGGTAGTTTTACGCGCGCTTACGTCAACGCGGTGTTCACCGGCAAGGCTTTTGGCTTTGCCTCACCCTGGGCGGCGCTGAGCATGGTCGTCGTCACCGATCCGCCGTTACGCCGGCTCTGGAACGACTGGATGAAGGCGCGCCAGAAGCGCCACCGCGCAACTGACGGAACGCCCGATCTGCAAGTCGTGCGCCTTGCCGCCGATGGCGCCTGGCTGTCCTACGTCACGACGGGACAGACCCGGATGAGCGCCGACCTGCGCGCCGTGCACGATCGCCTGATTGCGCAGACCCATCGGCGCGCATAG
- a CDS encoding DMT family transporter, translating into MTPAFNAYAALALAIVFEVTASAFLQQSAQFTRPWPTLAMVLFYVASFYALSVAIRVIPLSIAYAIWGGVGIILTVTVSFVLFRQMLDAAAFVGIALIVSGVVVINLFSETTVH; encoded by the coding sequence ATGACGCCCGCCTTCAATGCCTATGCAGCGCTCGCCCTCGCCATCGTGTTCGAGGTGACGGCGTCCGCCTTCCTCCAGCAGTCGGCGCAGTTCACGCGGCCCTGGCCGACGCTGGCGATGGTGCTGTTCTATGTCGCCTCGTTCTACGCGCTGTCGGTGGCGATTCGGGTCATTCCCCTGAGCATTGCCTATGCGATCTGGGGCGGGGTCGGCATCATCCTGACCGTCACCGTCTCCTTCGTGCTGTTCCGCCAGATGCTGGATGCCGCGGCCTTCGTCGGCATCGCGCTGATCGTGTCCGGGGTCGTCGTGATCAACCTGTTCTCGGAGACCACGGTGCATTGA